A single Candidatus Limnocylindrales bacterium DNA region contains:
- a CDS encoding CehA/McbA family metallohydrolase: protein MTTGSALRRAAMLAAAILLLLAPADPGHAGCPGDCSVPGGGSALTDCILELNGLGLDPDGNGKSVTCTDGDPACDSDSSADGVCRVRVALCLNNDDPRLAECAPSDVSSVLVRNAPPTSARHDAGLAALQADVDAIAPTEQARCTELETVAVAVKTSSSRIKPGRRKIGVRASTSDGRIDSDKVRVTCLPAAPAPAVPACARAKVIENASELIGGQLARGRVGDYLLENDQVRVIVQKPGRVFFGIGTYGGNIIDADLQRPGEPGRDAFEELIPGINLENTSHFTDAIVLSDGADCSPATVRMSGVDDIFDFVNGSSAIRDMGFTFPESADDRDLPVEVQTDYTLETGDRYVRIDTTITNLDPEPLSIYFAEYINGSGQIEMWRPAYGFGEPLATTSCPASTYHPCDTGNCDPCNYIAFSGDDDAAGVSYGYIHTANGTTAVTVSGVVVPALGQEVAAVFLGAGAPNFHMAPAGSVGDAITITRYFAIGDGTVASIADVRNEIQSVPTGTLAGTVTAGGVPVANADVAVIGSNYPSGPDKNIVLHFRTGADGAYSGTLPAGVYTVEANKDGRLQASPSPASDVLVVAGNTTMQHFTLPEPGRLAVAVTDQSGEPIPAKVQLVGFDPSPDPENVQDVAGAITNTTGVFGDDGPDGSTHGIAFVAFADKNGSTGVLDVEPGQYQLVVSRGPRYSAFKQLVTVTAGATTSVAAQIAQVVETPGWITADWHVHSIDSPDSEVTRAERVATQIAEGTDFFTPSDHDYRSDFGPTIAAMGVGDLIATAPGAEITTFDYGHFNAWPVQIVPGALHGGGVDWGGAVAEAGQDFPQYGNYSLSPVDIYAMAHADTPGNVVQINHMYSHFDTLGLDIDTAEGDTGPPQSHKDPLARRLDPSIANHFSADFDALEVWIACNGRAGYEEEFLDVNLGDWINLLNQGIRRTGVTSSDTHDRKLTQINAHSFVAMPPELTSPSALGNAAVDVAASVREGRVAGSNGPFVEVSLTAASTGETASLAVTDSLLASTSDGAVTVGVQIRSPLWAEFDRVDFYVGSATERYDHDGDAATRERYRVTPTVSKLAGTDFMVSTVNDYPAIPDASHLEASVSLELTGLTEDTWVMVAVRGTDGVSRPHFPVYPNSLDVEGNDSLAALTDGNLGEGGMLSFAYTNPLFIDADNDDSWTPPGVQLVP from the coding sequence ATGACGACCGGCTCTGCCCTGCGTCGCGCGGCCATGCTGGCCGCTGCCATTCTTCTGCTGCTCGCGCCTGCCGATCCTGGCCATGCCGGCTGTCCCGGCGACTGCTCGGTCCCGGGCGGCGGCAGCGCGCTCACCGACTGCATCCTCGAACTCAATGGCCTGGGGCTCGACCCCGACGGCAACGGCAAGTCGGTCACGTGCACCGACGGCGATCCGGCCTGCGACAGTGATTCATCCGCCGACGGCGTCTGCCGCGTGCGCGTGGCGCTGTGCCTGAACAACGACGATCCACGTCTGGCCGAGTGCGCACCGTCGGATGTCAGCTCGGTGCTCGTGCGCAACGCGCCGCCGACCAGTGCTCGTCACGATGCAGGGCTTGCGGCGCTGCAGGCGGACGTCGATGCGATCGCGCCGACCGAGCAGGCCCGATGCACCGAGCTCGAGACGGTCGCGGTAGCCGTCAAGACCAGCTCTTCCAGGATCAAACCCGGGCGCAGGAAGATCGGCGTCCGCGCCTCCACCAGCGACGGCCGCATCGACTCGGACAAGGTGCGCGTGACGTGCCTGCCTGCCGCGCCGGCACCAGCGGTGCCGGCCTGCGCGCGCGCCAAGGTCATCGAGAACGCGTCCGAGCTGATTGGCGGGCAGCTGGCGCGCGGGCGCGTCGGCGACTACCTGCTCGAGAACGATCAGGTGCGGGTGATCGTGCAGAAGCCGGGCCGAGTCTTCTTCGGAATCGGGACCTACGGCGGCAACATCATCGACGCAGATCTGCAGCGGCCGGGCGAGCCGGGCCGAGACGCGTTCGAGGAGCTGATTCCCGGCATCAACCTGGAGAACACGTCGCACTTCACCGACGCGATCGTTCTGTCCGACGGCGCCGACTGCTCCCCGGCGACGGTTCGCATGAGCGGCGTCGACGACATCTTCGACTTCGTCAACGGCAGCTCCGCGATCCGCGACATGGGATTCACCTTCCCCGAAAGCGCGGACGACCGCGATCTGCCCGTGGAGGTGCAGACCGACTACACGCTGGAGACCGGCGACCGCTACGTGCGCATCGACACGACCATCACCAACCTCGACCCGGAGCCGCTCTCGATCTACTTCGCCGAGTACATCAACGGCTCCGGGCAGATCGAGATGTGGCGGCCGGCGTACGGATTCGGCGAGCCGCTGGCGACTACATCGTGTCCGGCTTCCACCTACCACCCCTGCGATACCGGCAACTGCGATCCCTGCAACTACATCGCGTTCTCGGGGGACGACGACGCCGCGGGCGTCTCCTACGGCTACATCCACACGGCCAACGGCACGACTGCGGTGACGGTGTCGGGCGTCGTCGTCCCCGCCCTTGGCCAGGAGGTCGCGGCCGTCTTTCTCGGTGCCGGCGCGCCCAACTTCCACATGGCGCCAGCAGGATCGGTCGGAGACGCGATCACGATCACGCGCTACTTCGCCATCGGTGATGGAACCGTCGCCTCGATCGCGGATGTGCGCAACGAGATCCAGTCGGTGCCGACCGGAACGCTCGCCGGGACCGTCACAGCGGGCGGGGTGCCGGTGGCGAACGCCGACGTCGCGGTGATCGGCAGCAATTATCCGTCGGGGCCCGACAAGAACATCGTGCTGCATTTCCGCACCGGCGCCGACGGCGCCTACAGCGGAACACTGCCTGCCGGCGTCTACACCGTCGAAGCGAACAAGGACGGGCGCCTGCAGGCCTCGCCGTCGCCGGCCTCCGACGTCCTGGTGGTGGCGGGCAACACGACGATGCAGCACTTCACGCTGCCCGAGCCTGGACGGCTGGCCGTCGCCGTCACCGACCAGAGCGGCGAGCCGATTCCGGCCAAGGTCCAGCTGGTCGGGTTCGACCCGAGCCCCGATCCCGAGAACGTGCAGGACGTGGCCGGTGCCATCACCAATACCACCGGCGTCTTCGGCGACGATGGCCCGGACGGCAGCACGCACGGCATCGCGTTCGTCGCGTTCGCGGACAAGAACGGCAGCACCGGCGTCCTCGACGTGGAGCCGGGGCAGTATCAGCTCGTGGTCTCGCGCGGGCCCCGCTATTCCGCCTTCAAGCAGCTCGTCACGGTGACCGCCGGCGCGACCACGAGCGTGGCGGCGCAGATCGCGCAGGTCGTGGAGACGCCGGGCTGGATTACGGCCGACTGGCACGTGCATTCGATCGACAGCCCCGACTCGGAGGTGACGCGCGCCGAGCGCGTGGCGACGCAGATCGCCGAAGGCACCGACTTCTTCACGCCTTCCGATCACGACTACCGCTCCGACTTCGGTCCAACCATTGCCGCCATGGGCGTCGGCGACCTCATCGCCACGGCGCCGGGCGCCGAGATCACGACGTTCGACTACGGCCACTTCAATGCCTGGCCGGTGCAGATCGTGCCGGGCGCGCTGCACGGCGGCGGCGTCGATTGGGGCGGCGCGGTGGCGGAGGCCGGTCAGGATTTTCCGCAGTACGGCAACTACAGCCTCTCGCCCGTCGACATCTACGCGATGGCGCACGCGGACACGCCGGGCAACGTGGTGCAGATCAACCACATGTACAGCCATTTCGACACGCTCGGGCTCGACATCGACACGGCCGAAGGCGACACCGGCCCGCCGCAGTCGCACAAGGATCCGCTCGCGCGGCGCCTCGATCCTTCCATCGCCAACCACTTCAGCGCCGACTTCGATGCGCTCGAGGTCTGGATCGCGTGCAACGGCCGCGCCGGCTACGAGGAGGAGTTCCTCGACGTCAACCTCGGCGATTGGATCAACCTGCTCAACCAGGGAATTCGCCGCACGGGCGTGACGAGCTCGGACACGCATGACCGCAAGCTCACGCAGATCAACGCGCACTCGTTCGTCGCGATGCCGCCGGAGCTGACTTCACCGTCCGCACTCGGCAACGCGGCGGTCGACGTAGCGGCCTCGGTGCGCGAAGGCCGAGTCGCCGGCAGCAACGGCCCGTTCGTCGAGGTCTCGTTGACCGCGGCATCGACCGGCGAGACCGCCAGCCTGGCCGTGACAGACAGCCTGCTGGCTTCGACCAGTGATGGAGCGGTCACCGTCGGTGTCCAGATCAGGAGCCCCCTGTGGGCGGAATTCGATCGCGTCGACTTTTACGTGGGAAGCGCCACCGAGCGTTACGACCATGACGGCGACGCGGCCACGCGCGAGCGCTATCGCGTCACGCCGACGGTCTCGAAGCTGGCCGGCACTGATTTCATGGTCTCCACCGTCAACGACTACCCCGCCATACCCGATGCCTCGCACCTGGAAGCGTCGGTGTCGCTGGAGCTGACCGGCTTGACCGAGGACACTTGGGTGATGGTCGCGGTGCGCGGAACCGACGGCGTCTCACGGCCGCACTTTCCCGTCTACCCCAACAGCCTCGACGTCGAAGGCAACGACAGCCTGGCGGCCTTGACCGACGGAAATCTCGGCGAAGGCGGCATGCTATCGTTCGCGTACACCAATCCGCTGTTCATCGACGCCGACAACGACGATTCGTGGACGCCGCCGGGCGTGCAGCTGGTGCCCTGA
- a CDS encoding acyl-CoA dehydrogenase family protein, whose translation MDFAYTAEQERFRSELRAWLEHKKAEGSFATREHKSLDQAVADGRRWQKTLYEGGWCGIHWPREYGGRSASLLEQIIFQEELARAGSPQLINLLALTMVGPVIIAYGTEEQKSRYLKPILTADEIWCQGYSEPGAGSDLASLSTRAVMEGDDYLISGQKVWTSYAQYADFCILLARTNPDVPKHKGITMFIVDMHSPGIEVRPLKQMNGDSEFNEVYLEDVRVPRANIIGKEGAGWDMAVALLMHERATLTFQRQLQSRVALQDLLDFARTWDETGSRPADDPIVRQRIAQAYIDSEAIRLTALRNLTRQLRGGHPGPEGSIEKLFWSEMFQRMLWNCVAMLGPYGNLAPEDPLAPAQGRWPHLMLYSRGRTIAAGTSEIQRGIIAQRVLGMPKDR comes from the coding sequence ATGGATTTCGCCTACACTGCCGAGCAGGAACGCTTCCGCAGCGAGCTCCGCGCCTGGCTGGAGCACAAGAAGGCGGAAGGCTCCTTCGCCACGCGGGAGCACAAGAGCCTGGATCAGGCCGTTGCCGACGGGCGCCGGTGGCAGAAGACGCTGTACGAAGGCGGCTGGTGCGGCATCCACTGGCCGCGGGAGTACGGCGGGCGCAGCGCCAGCCTTCTCGAGCAGATCATCTTTCAGGAGGAGCTCGCCCGCGCCGGGTCGCCACAGCTCATCAATCTGCTGGCTCTGACGATGGTCGGCCCGGTGATCATCGCCTACGGCACCGAGGAGCAGAAGAGCCGATATCTGAAGCCGATCCTGACCGCCGACGAGATCTGGTGCCAGGGCTACAGCGAGCCCGGCGCAGGCTCGGATCTGGCGTCGCTGTCCACGCGAGCCGTCATGGAAGGCGACGATTATCTCATCAGCGGCCAGAAGGTCTGGACCAGCTACGCCCAGTACGCCGACTTCTGCATCCTGCTGGCGCGTACGAACCCCGACGTGCCCAAGCACAAGGGCATCACCATGTTCATCGTCGACATGCACAGCCCCGGCATCGAGGTGCGGCCGCTCAAGCAGATGAACGGCGACAGCGAGTTCAACGAGGTCTATCTCGAGGACGTGCGTGTTCCGCGCGCCAACATCATCGGAAAGGAAGGGGCAGGCTGGGACATGGCTGTCGCGTTGCTGATGCACGAGCGCGCAACGCTGACGTTCCAGCGGCAGCTCCAGTCGCGCGTTGCCCTGCAGGATCTGCTCGACTTTGCCAGGACCTGGGACGAAACCGGCTCGCGCCCGGCCGACGATCCCATCGTGCGCCAGAGGATCGCGCAGGCCTACATCGACAGCGAGGCGATCCGTCTGACCGCCTTGCGCAACCTGACTCGCCAGCTTCGCGGCGGGCATCCCGGACCGGAAGGATCGATCGAGAAGCTGTTCTGGAGCGAGATGTTCCAGCGCATGCTGTGGAATTGCGTGGCGATGCTCGGCCCGTACGGCAATCTTGCACCGGAGGATCCGCTCGCTCCCGCGCAAGGCCGCTGGCCGCATCTCATGCTGTACTCGCGCGGGCGGACGATCGCGGCCGGTACTTCCGAGATCCAGCGGGGCATCATCGCGCAACGCGTTCTCGGCATGCCCAAGGACCGCTAG
- a CDS encoding HEAT repeat domain-containing protein: MSSRNPARASIALTFCLLLVAAAHAQDGARVAAVGGAAAPFVAPAPPGEPSLPDPGAPADTGIASDPEGRQTAPSPPRTLRQLASQAPLIATVRAGALQEREQGRIRVYPLTVERVVHGERLPFSQILLVELRGASTRPPLLVDAGRAVVLLRPLPQVSYLREHVTEAHAYEAVGGRDGVVPFAGSEQGIEVAASILRAREARTPQQIRNHAFSQLASSNGRLVEDAVQELAAMPALDALTQREHATLAIQLSNTSIPGQTRVLLMEALSRGSDRRLASLLAGAFTETARLLEAALRARARLGAPAGANELNVHLGSPDVGVRAAAVRTLAVSGHPYATAILADAIAEHEPRQVRLAAIDALGEMQDASALGALAAGFESDDRGIKQASARAILAKGDAADDALIELALRGTSKETRTYAAMLLLTRRPRTHPSVQRLASSRPSPDVLEVLEKGMQDTHAHEH; encoded by the coding sequence ATGAGCTCGCGCAACCCAGCCCGTGCCTCGATCGCGCTGACGTTTTGCCTGCTACTGGTTGCGGCGGCGCATGCACAGGACGGCGCACGCGTCGCGGCGGTCGGCGGCGCGGCGGCGCCGTTCGTCGCGCCGGCCCCGCCTGGCGAGCCGTCGCTTCCCGATCCGGGCGCGCCGGCGGACACCGGCATCGCATCCGATCCGGAAGGACGGCAGACGGCGCCGTCGCCGCCGCGTACGCTGCGGCAGCTCGCCTCGCAGGCCCCACTGATCGCAACGGTGCGTGCCGGAGCGCTCCAGGAGCGCGAGCAGGGCCGCATTCGCGTCTACCCGCTGACCGTGGAGCGGGTGGTGCACGGGGAGAGACTGCCGTTTTCGCAGATTCTGCTGGTGGAGCTTCGCGGGGCGTCGACGCGGCCGCCTCTGCTCGTCGACGCCGGCCGCGCGGTGGTTCTGCTGCGACCGCTGCCGCAGGTGTCGTATCTGCGCGAGCACGTGACCGAGGCTCATGCATACGAGGCCGTCGGTGGACGCGACGGCGTCGTGCCGTTTGCCGGCAGCGAACAAGGCATCGAAGTGGCGGCTTCCATTCTGCGTGCGCGCGAGGCGCGGACCCCGCAGCAGATCCGAAACCATGCCTTCTCGCAGCTGGCCTCGTCCAACGGGCGCCTGGTGGAGGACGCGGTCCAGGAGCTCGCGGCAATGCCGGCGCTGGATGCGCTGACCCAGCGCGAGCATGCGACGCTTGCCATCCAGCTCAGCAACACTTCCATTCCGGGACAGACCCGGGTGCTGCTGATGGAGGCGCTGTCACGCGGAAGCGACCGGCGTCTGGCTTCGCTGCTGGCCGGCGCCTTCACGGAGACCGCGCGGCTGCTCGAGGCCGCCTTGCGGGCGCGTGCGCGGCTCGGCGCGCCGGCCGGCGCCAATGAGCTCAACGTGCATCTGGGCTCGCCCGATGTCGGGGTGCGCGCGGCCGCCGTGCGCACGCTCGCCGTCAGCGGCCATCCTTACGCCACCGCGATCCTCGCCGACGCCATTGCCGAGCACGAGCCTCGGCAGGTGCGTCTGGCCGCCATCGATGCGCTTGGGGAGATGCAGGACGCATCTGCCCTCGGCGCGCTGGCCGCAGGCTTCGAATCCGACGATCGCGGCATCAAGCAGGCCAGTGCACGCGCCATCCTGGCCAAGGGCGACGCGGCCGACGACGCCCTGATCGAGCTGGCTCTGCGAGGCACGTCGAAGGAGACGCGAACCTACGCAGCGATGCTTCTGCTCACGCGCCGCCCGCGCACGCATCCGAGCGTCCAGCGGCTGGCGTCCTCGCGTCCCTCGCCTGATGTCCTGGAGGTTCTCGAAAAGGGCATGCAGGACACGCACGCGCACGAGCACTGA
- a CDS encoding alcohol dehydrogenase catalytic domain-containing protein: MLAFVMDEHGPRLQRDRPAPQPRDGFVRVRLIAAGICNTDLEIARGYMGFRGVLGHEFVGEALDGAMAGRRVVAGINFGCDACRWCDHGLSRHCPDRMVLGILGADGVLAEQFVVPERNLLEVPEGVSDEAAVFAEPVGAACEILEQLGHLERGPALVLGAGKLGSLVAQVLTVGGFEVDLVGRHLHSLQWMKERGVRLVGERPDRDGYAVVVEATGTTEGLKTAIACTRPRGHVVLKTTVAGVHEIDLSPVVINEISIVGSRCGQFDPALDLLADEAVTVQPLVEARYGLSEVEAAFAHAGRRGVRKVLVHRDV, translated from the coding sequence ATGCTCGCCTTCGTCATGGATGAGCACGGCCCGCGCCTGCAGCGCGATCGTCCTGCACCACAGCCGCGCGACGGATTCGTCCGAGTGCGTCTGATCGCCGCCGGAATCTGCAATACCGATCTGGAGATTGCGCGCGGCTACATGGGCTTTCGCGGCGTGCTCGGACACGAGTTCGTCGGTGAGGCTCTCGACGGTGCGATGGCGGGCCGGCGAGTCGTCGCCGGCATCAACTTCGGCTGCGATGCCTGTCGCTGGTGCGATCATGGTCTGTCGCGCCACTGCCCCGACCGCATGGTGCTCGGCATCCTCGGTGCCGATGGCGTCCTGGCCGAGCAGTTCGTCGTTCCCGAGCGCAACCTCCTCGAAGTTCCCGAAGGCGTCTCGGACGAGGCGGCGGTCTTCGCCGAGCCGGTGGGCGCCGCCTGCGAGATCCTCGAGCAGCTCGGGCACCTCGAGCGCGGGCCGGCGCTGGTTCTGGGGGCCGGCAAGCTCGGATCGCTCGTTGCGCAGGTGCTCACGGTAGGCGGCTTCGAAGTCGATCTGGTTGGACGCCATCTGCACTCGCTGCAGTGGATGAAGGAACGCGGCGTTCGTCTGGTGGGCGAAAGGCCCGACCGTGACGGATATGCCGTCGTCGTCGAAGCCACCGGCACGACGGAAGGATTGAAGACGGCCATCGCGTGCACGCGGCCGCGAGGGCACGTCGTGCTCAAGACGACGGTGGCGGGTGTGCACGAGATCGACCTGTCGCCGGTAGTGATCAACGAGATCTCCATCGTCGGATCGCGCTGCGGCCAGTTCGATCCGGCCCTTGATCTGCTCGCCGATGAAGCCGTCACGGTCCAGCCTCTGGTCGAGGCCCGCTACGGGCTGAGCGAGGTAGAAGCGGCATTCGCCCACGCCGGACGGCGCGGCGTGCGCAAGGTCCTCGTTCATCGCGACGTATAG
- a CDS encoding adenylate cyclase regulatory domain-containing protein yields the protein MTLRTTSVRAAVSSAVLGKPALSARDVAAMSGIPVEQAARLWQALGFPAVADDERLFTRRDVDVLRFVHGMFEKGSVDPEVLVQMARATGQSLARVANMHVLSAAAEIEAAVQSPDLSDSDAADCVAAIAEQIVASHEPFLGYIWRRHLLAAISQTAATASQKAGEEDGAVVGFADLVDFTAMSERLSERELASIVDRFEAIAYAEIPDRGGRVVKILGDEVMFHNGDAVAGARTALALSQACAADSVLPEVRVGLALGPILAWEGDVYGKTVNLASRLVGAARPGTVLVSEELALRITSAPDLIVREIRPVKLKGLGRTRCWVLRGADDRPQDDARARR from the coding sequence ATGACCCTGCGCACCACCAGCGTCCGCGCTGCCGTCAGCAGTGCCGTGCTCGGCAAACCGGCGCTGAGCGCGCGCGATGTGGCAGCGATGTCGGGGATCCCCGTCGAGCAGGCGGCGCGTCTCTGGCAGGCGCTCGGGTTTCCGGCCGTCGCCGACGACGAGCGGCTGTTCACGAGGCGCGACGTCGACGTCCTCCGATTCGTGCACGGGATGTTCGAGAAAGGCAGCGTCGACCCCGAAGTGCTCGTGCAGATGGCGCGGGCCACCGGGCAGTCGCTCGCGCGCGTCGCCAACATGCACGTCCTGTCGGCGGCGGCGGAGATCGAGGCGGCGGTCCAATCTCCCGACCTCTCCGACAGCGACGCGGCCGACTGCGTGGCAGCGATCGCGGAACAGATCGTTGCCAGCCACGAGCCGTTCCTCGGCTACATCTGGCGCCGCCATCTGCTCGCCGCCATCTCGCAGACCGCCGCCACCGCCAGCCAGAAGGCGGGCGAGGAAGATGGCGCGGTGGTGGGATTCGCCGACCTCGTGGATTTCACCGCCATGAGCGAGCGCCTCTCCGAGCGCGAGCTGGCCAGCATCGTCGATCGCTTCGAAGCGATTGCGTACGCGGAAATTCCCGATCGTGGCGGGAGGGTCGTCAAGATCCTCGGCGACGAAGTGATGTTCCACAACGGCGACGCCGTTGCCGGCGCCAGAACGGCGCTGGCCCTGTCGCAAGCCTGCGCCGCCGACAGCGTGCTGCCCGAGGTACGGGTGGGTCTGGCGCTGGGCCCGATCCTGGCGTGGGAAGGCGACGTCTACGGGAAGACGGTCAACCTGGCCAGCCGCCTGGTCGGCGCGGCGCGGCCCGGCACGGTGCTGGTGTCGGAGGAGCTGGCGCTGCGGATCACGTCGGCGCCCGATCTCATCGTGCGCGAGATACGGCCGGTCAAGCTCAAGGGCCTCGGCCGGACGCGTTGCTGGGTGCTGCGCGGCGCCGACGATCGACCGCAAGACGATGCGCGCGCACGCCGCTGA